One part of the Halopenitus persicus genome encodes these proteins:
- a CDS encoding PAS domain S-box protein: protein MRGETPSERMVRVLTIEPSTRDRSDLALQLASLDETSFIVQSVSSVAAARTLLSNEHIDCVVCLHDPPSLDGVEVVANLRQDRPDLPVLLASEATTTDSAVNSAATDIVQVSNGDIHPEVVTKRIRSIVSQAHRGNAYEQIFNRANDGIVVHDPETGDVLEANDRLYSMLGYERDGTERLTVGRITAGVDDYTEANVREEVKRTSERGERTIETLLQTVDGDERWVEVSLKPTRVGNEDRVLAFVRDITGRKESEQLLSDREQQLEAVFNHPASFAVVLDENGRVVRANQPALEYVSASAADLEGLQLWETPWWDHDESEAERIRQSVTQAMSGEPVRVVSEIAADTGRRFIDLRFEPADAGEVGSQPIHNIAVGYDITERKTHEEEVKTHRETLRRLHEITANPDLSFDEQVDRILSFGAEQLDLDIGFLSHIDTESSAFEIVAARGDHELLRTGNESDLAETYCRRTIDAGIDAPLAIRDASVEMADDPAYEKFGLGCYLGAEITVNGELYGTLCFADDDPRQTTFSGEEQTLIDLMAQWIRRGLEQRSYQRELEETRDRLARTFERIDDAFFAVDDEWHLTYVNETGASVLRRAMNVDDASELLGKHLWEEVSDAVGTTFHERYQEAMETQESVSFEEYYEPLDVWFEVNAYPDEDGLSVYFTDITERKERERELKTKTKAMETAPVGIILTDPDRDDNPIIYANERFEGMTGYTEAEVVGRNCRLLQGDDTDPDTVAELREAIDDDRPASVELRNYRKDGTAFWNAVTIAPVTDETGTVTNWVGFQQDVTERKEREQELARLQNLLERTEQIADVGGWEIETDTMEVFWSDHLFELLGFGGDEEPTLDEALDGYRAEDRPIVERAVAAAIESGEPFDVTARYQREDDSRWLRVQGVPIVDDGDVVRIRGAAQDVTDRKEREQTLNDLLEATRSFIRASDETELVDAIVAGANEVFGYDISTVRLHDAEAGTLPPTKVSSGATARVSEFPTYDDRESVFGEVFQSGSAMVLDDLSESVAHDYDSVDSGMVLPIDGYGVLSIGAVEAGAFDEEEGALVKLLAIAAASAFDRLDQESEMRHLKRVIDHVGQKIFLLDEDRRFTFVTEPLADYLGTDRDTLAKTRLVDIVSPEDVDTCTDVLADVFAHDRHASRTLEVDLLTASDERLPVELELAPIRETSNRAEIAGVVTDISELAETRSTLETERERFKTLFENLPDPVVETKFVDGEPIVQYVNPAFTDTFGYDRDAALGSNLNALIVPDGELEPATGLDDHAVDGERTSTNAQRETTEGRRDFLLRGIPYSREDGPYGFAVYTDITEQKERERYLQVLNRVLRHNLRNDMNVVMALANRLAENIEDDELAEYARTLEDNAEDVATLSEKAKQIERVLGRRGSETGAIDVVPHLRDVIVDLQNANPDAQLTIDAPDELWIAANEDIRRACVELIENAIEHNEATAPRVSVETRDVPERNDWVELCFHDNGSGIPDAEWDIVAGEEDITPLSHGSGLGLWLTRWIVESYGGEIYRERRENEAGTTVVLRVRRGVPEAPPDGTGQAGIS from the coding sequence ATGAGAGGTGAGACCCCTTCGGAACGGATGGTTCGCGTTCTCACTATTGAACCGTCCACGCGTGACCGATCTGATCTGGCACTGCAGCTTGCGTCTCTGGACGAGACTTCCTTCATCGTCCAGTCCGTCTCCTCCGTTGCGGCCGCCCGGACGCTCCTATCGAACGAGCACATAGACTGCGTGGTGTGTCTGCACGATCCGCCGTCGCTCGACGGCGTCGAGGTGGTAGCCAACCTTCGTCAGGATCGGCCCGATTTGCCCGTTCTCCTCGCGAGCGAGGCGACGACGACCGACAGCGCCGTGAACAGCGCAGCGACCGACATCGTACAGGTCTCGAACGGCGACATCCACCCGGAGGTCGTGACAAAGCGGATCCGATCGATCGTGTCCCAAGCACATCGAGGGAACGCCTACGAGCAGATCTTCAACCGGGCCAACGACGGGATCGTCGTCCACGACCCGGAGACGGGCGACGTCCTGGAAGCGAACGATCGGCTGTATTCCATGTTGGGCTACGAACGGGACGGGACGGAACGGCTGACGGTGGGACGGATCACCGCCGGCGTCGACGACTACACCGAAGCGAACGTGCGGGAGGAGGTGAAACGGACCAGCGAACGCGGCGAACGGACCATCGAGACGCTGCTGCAGACGGTCGACGGCGACGAGCGCTGGGTGGAGGTGAGCCTCAAGCCGACCCGAGTCGGGAACGAGGACCGCGTGCTTGCGTTCGTTCGTGACATTACGGGGCGGAAAGAGAGCGAACAGTTGCTCAGTGACCGCGAGCAGCAACTCGAGGCGGTGTTCAACCATCCCGCGTCGTTCGCGGTCGTTCTCGACGAGAACGGTCGAGTCGTGCGAGCGAACCAACCGGCACTTGAGTACGTTTCCGCGTCGGCGGCGGACCTCGAGGGACTCCAACTCTGGGAGACGCCGTGGTGGGACCACGACGAATCGGAAGCCGAACGGATCCGGCAGTCAGTCACGCAAGCGATGAGCGGCGAACCCGTGCGTGTGGTGAGCGAGATCGCCGCCGACACGGGACGTCGATTCATCGATCTCCGGTTCGAACCGGCGGACGCCGGCGAGGTTGGATCCCAACCGATCCACAACATCGCCGTGGGCTACGACATCACCGAACGCAAGACGCACGAAGAGGAGGTCAAAACCCACCGGGAAACGCTGCGCCGTCTCCACGAGATAACCGCGAACCCGGATCTGAGCTTCGACGAACAGGTCGACCGGATCCTCTCGTTCGGCGCCGAACAGCTCGATCTGGACATCGGCTTTCTCTCGCACATCGATACGGAGTCGAGCGCCTTCGAGATCGTCGCCGCCCGCGGCGACCACGAACTGCTCCGGACCGGGAACGAAAGCGATCTCGCGGAGACGTACTGCCGCCGGACGATCGATGCCGGCATCGATGCGCCGCTCGCGATCCGGGATGCGTCGGTCGAGATGGCGGACGACCCGGCCTACGAGAAGTTCGGGCTCGGCTGCTATCTCGGCGCCGAGATAACCGTCAACGGGGAGTTATACGGGACGCTCTGCTTCGCCGATGACGACCCACGCCAGACGACGTTTTCCGGCGAGGAGCAAACGCTCATCGACCTGATGGCACAGTGGATCCGGCGTGGTCTCGAGCAGCGAAGCTACCAGCGTGAACTCGAGGAGACTCGCGACAGGCTGGCACGAACCTTCGAGCGCATCGACGATGCGTTCTTCGCCGTCGATGACGAGTGGCACCTCACCTACGTTAACGAGACCGGAGCGAGCGTTCTGCGCCGGGCGATGAACGTCGACGACGCTTCGGAGCTGCTGGGGAAGCACCTCTGGGAGGAGGTCTCGGACGCGGTCGGAACGACGTTTCACGAACGGTATCAGGAGGCAATGGAGACCCAGGAGTCGGTCTCGTTCGAGGAGTACTACGAGCCGCTTGACGTCTGGTTCGAAGTGAACGCGTATCCCGACGAGGACGGTCTCTCGGTGTACTTCACGGACATCACGGAGCGGAAGGAGCGCGAACGGGAACTGAAAACCAAGACGAAGGCGATGGAAACGGCTCCCGTCGGCATCATTCTCACCGATCCCGACCGGGATGACAACCCGATCATCTACGCGAACGAGCGGTTCGAAGGGATGACTGGGTATACCGAAGCCGAGGTCGTCGGACGGAACTGTCGCCTGTTACAGGGCGACGACACGGATCCCGACACGGTCGCCGAGCTCCGGGAGGCGATCGACGACGATCGGCCGGCGTCCGTCGAGCTGCGGAATTACCGAAAGGACGGGACGGCGTTCTGGAACGCGGTCACCATCGCCCCGGTGACGGACGAGACCGGGACGGTGACCAACTGGGTCGGGTTCCAGCAGGACGTCACCGAGCGCAAGGAGCGAGAGCAGGAGCTCGCCCGGCTGCAAAACCTGCTCGAACGGACGGAGCAGATCGCCGACGTCGGCGGGTGGGAGATCGAGACGGACACCATGGAGGTGTTCTGGAGCGACCATCTCTTCGAGTTGCTCGGGTTCGGCGGCGACGAGGAGCCGACGCTGGATGAGGCGCTCGACGGTTACCGTGCGGAGGATCGCCCGATCGTGGAGCGGGCCGTTGCGGCCGCGATCGAATCCGGGGAGCCGTTCGACGTGACGGCGCGATACCAACGCGAGGACGACAGCCGGTGGCTCCGGGTGCAGGGCGTTCCGATCGTTGACGATGGTGACGTGGTACGGATCCGCGGGGCGGCACAGGACGTCACGGACCGGAAGGAGCGCGAGCAGACGCTCAACGACCTGCTCGAGGCGACGCGATCGTTCATTCGCGCGAGCGACGAGACGGAACTCGTCGACGCCATCGTTGCCGGCGCCAACGAGGTGTTCGGCTACGATATCAGTACGGTTCGGCTGCACGATGCCGAGGCCGGGACGCTCCCGCCAACGAAAGTCTCGTCGGGCGCGACCGCCCGGGTCTCCGAGTTCCCGACGTACGATGACCGCGAGAGCGTGTTCGGGGAGGTGTTCCAGTCCGGTTCGGCGATGGTGCTCGACGATCTGTCCGAATCCGTCGCCCACGACTACGACTCGGTCGACTCGGGGATGGTGTTGCCCATCGACGGGTACGGCGTGCTCTCCATCGGTGCGGTGGAAGCCGGGGCCTTCGACGAGGAGGAGGGCGCGCTCGTCAAGCTGCTCGCGATCGCCGCCGCCAGCGCCTTCGATCGCCTCGATCAGGAATCCGAGATGCGCCACCTCAAGCGGGTCATCGACCACGTCGGGCAGAAGATATTCCTCCTCGACGAGGATCGACGGTTCACGTTCGTGACGGAACCGCTCGCGGACTATCTCGGGACGGACCGGGACACGCTCGCCAAGACCCGGCTCGTCGACATCGTCAGCCCAGAAGACGTCGATACGTGTACGGACGTCCTCGCCGACGTGTTCGCTCACGATCGACACGCGAGTCGCACGCTCGAAGTCGACCTGCTGACCGCGAGCGACGAGCGACTGCCCGTCGAGCTCGAACTCGCGCCCATCAGGGAAACGAGCAACAGGGCCGAGATCGCGGGCGTCGTCACCGACATCAGCGAGCTCGCGGAGACGCGCAGTACGCTGGAGACCGAGCGCGAGCGGTTCAAAACCCTGTTCGAGAACCTCCCGGATCCAGTCGTCGAGACCAAGTTCGTCGACGGCGAGCCGATCGTCCAGTACGTTAACCCCGCATTCACCGACACGTTCGGATACGATCGGGACGCGGCCCTCGGATCGAACCTGAACGCCCTCATCGTGCCCGACGGCGAACTGGAACCCGCGACCGGGCTCGACGACCACGCCGTCGATGGCGAACGAACGAGCACCAACGCACAACGGGAGACGACCGAGGGACGTCGGGATTTCCTCCTGCGCGGCATCCCCTACTCGCGGGAGGACGGTCCCTATGGCTTCGCGGTCTACACGGACATCACGGAACAGAAGGAGCGCGAGCGGTATCTACAGGTGCTCAATCGCGTGTTGCGACACAACCTTCGAAACGATATGAACGTCGTGATGGCGTTGGCCAACCGCTTGGCCGAGAACATCGAGGACGACGAGCTGGCCGAGTATGCACGGACGCTCGAGGACAACGCCGAGGACGTTGCAACCCTCAGCGAGAAGGCCAAACAGATCGAACGCGTCCTGGGCAGACGCGGCAGCGAAACCGGAGCCATCGACGTCGTCCCCCACCTCCGCGACGTGATCGTCGACCTGCAGAACGCGAACCCGGATGCGCAACTGACCATCGACGCCCCTGACGAGCTGTGGATCGCGGCCAACGAGGACATTCGGCGGGCGTGTGTTGAGCTCATCGAGAACGCGATCGAACACAACGAGGCCACAGCGCCCCGCGTCTCGGTCGAAACCCGTGACGTCCCGGAGCGAAACGACTGGGTAGAGCTGTGTTTCCACGACAACGGCTCGGGCATTCCCGACGCCGAGTGGGACATCGTCGCCGGTGAGGAGGACATCACGCCGCTGTCCCACGGGAGCGGACTCGGGCTCTGGCTGACGCGGTGGATCGTCGAGTCCTACGGCGGCGAGATCTATCGCGAACGGCGCGAGAACGAGGCCGGGACGACCGTCGTGCTGCGAGTTCGGCGAGGAGTACCCGAAGCACCACCGGACGGGACCGGCCAGGCCGGGATCTCGTAA
- a CDS encoding response regulator, whose amino-acid sequence MATDSPTVLIVDDEPDVVRVYELALGDAYDVRKAYDGEEALEKVDDAVDVVLLDRRMPGPSGRDVLEEIRRRDVDVRVGIVTAVDPDFDVAEMDFDAYLTKPVADEDVRKTVAELLSRAEYDDSTTELVAVAEKKAALEAEKTKQELAANDEYRALVERLSELEARTTESLDDATEETVETAVADRSGDGTDGDRGDHFRE is encoded by the coding sequence ATGGCGACTGACTCTCCGACCGTTCTCATCGTGGACGACGAGCCGGACGTCGTCCGGGTGTATGAGCTCGCACTGGGCGATGCATACGACGTTCGGAAGGCCTACGACGGGGAAGAGGCGCTCGAGAAGGTCGACGATGCCGTCGACGTCGTCCTGCTTGACCGCCGTATGCCGGGGCCGTCCGGGCGGGACGTTCTCGAGGAGATCAGGCGGCGGGACGTCGACGTGCGCGTCGGGATCGTAACCGCCGTCGATCCGGACTTCGACGTCGCCGAGATGGACTTCGACGCGTACCTGACCAAGCCCGTCGCCGACGAGGACGTTCGAAAGACCGTCGCGGAGTTGCTCTCCCGTGCGGAGTACGACGACAGCACGACGGAGCTGGTTGCGGTCGCCGAGAAGAAAGCGGCGCTCGAAGCCGAGAAAACCAAGCAGGAACTCGCCGCCAACGACGAGTACCGAGCGCTTGTCGAACGGCTCTCCGAACTCGAAGCGCGCACCACCGAGTCCCTGGACGACGCGACCGAGGAGACCGTCGAGACGGCGGTGGCAGACCGCTCCGGGGACGGAACCGACGGTGACCGGGGCGATCACTTCCGTGAGTGA
- a CDS encoding ATPase domain-containing protein, producing the protein MPDSGGERVRTGVDGLDEILHGGLIPERSYMVRGEPGTGKSILGLHFLIAGTEQGETSLYINLEETETDITQNAASLGLDVSDVEFLDLTPESTEFTEEETYDVFSPDDVEREPVTETITDRVRELDPDRVVIDPMTQLQYLAPDQYQFRKQVLSLTRFFGQTGATLVFTSQAGARAPDDDLQFMSDGVIELDYTDTGRTVSVPKFRGSGTRSGDHTMRIRDTGTAVYPELQPGGSDVEYAMETISSGVPELDQQLHGGIERGTVTIISGPTGVGKTTTGAQFMKEAAGRGERSAIYMFEETERTFLKRCSSVNIPVAAMRDRGTLSVEEVQALELSPQEFAHKVRTDVEEEDTQIVMIDGINGYDLSIRGDDSELRRKLHSLCRYLKSVGVTVILIDEVSSVTGEFEVTEGGISYIADNIVFLRHIEMNGELRKVIGVLKKRTSDFERTLRNFRITEHGITIGEPLTNLRGILQGTPEWTDDESK; encoded by the coding sequence ATGCCTGACAGCGGTGGGGAGCGAGTACGAACGGGCGTGGACGGGCTGGACGAGATCCTGCACGGTGGCCTCATTCCGGAACGGAGTTACATGGTTCGTGGTGAACCCGGAACGGGCAAGTCGATCCTCGGACTGCACTTTTTGATCGCCGGCACCGAGCAGGGGGAAACGTCCCTGTACATCAACCTCGAAGAGACGGAGACGGACATCACGCAGAACGCCGCGTCCCTCGGTCTCGACGTCAGCGACGTCGAATTCCTCGATCTGACACCCGAATCGACCGAGTTCACCGAGGAGGAGACGTACGACGTGTTCAGTCCCGACGACGTCGAGCGGGAGCCAGTGACCGAGACGATCACCGACCGCGTCCGCGAGCTGGATCCCGATCGGGTCGTCATCGATCCGATGACCCAGCTCCAGTATCTCGCCCCCGACCAGTATCAGTTCCGCAAGCAGGTGCTTTCGCTCACGCGGTTCTTCGGACAGACGGGAGCGACGTTGGTGTTCACCTCACAGGCCGGCGCCCGGGCCCCCGACGACGACCTCCAGTTCATGTCGGATGGCGTCATCGAACTCGACTACACGGACACGGGACGGACGGTGAGCGTTCCGAAGTTCCGGGGATCGGGCACGCGGAGCGGCGACCACACGATGCGGATTCGGGACACTGGAACGGCCGTCTACCCGGAGCTGCAGCCCGGGGGCAGCGACGTCGAGTACGCGATGGAAACGATCTCGTCGGGCGTGCCGGAACTCGACCAACAGCTGCACGGCGGGATCGAGCGCGGGACGGTGACGATCATCTCCGGACCGACGGGCGTCGGCAAGACGACGACCGGGGCCCAGTTCATGAAGGAGGCCGCCGGTCGGGGGGAACGCTCGGCTATCTACATGTTCGAGGAAACCGAGCGGACGTTTCTCAAACGGTGCTCGTCGGTCAACATCCCCGTCGCGGCGATGCGCGACCGGGGGACGCTCAGCGTCGAGGAGGTCCAGGCGCTCGAACTCTCGCCGCAGGAGTTCGCTCACAAGGTGCGAACTGACGTCGAGGAGGAGGACACGCAGATCGTCATGATCGACGGGATCAACGGCTACGATCTCTCCATCCGTGGTGACGATTCCGAGCTGCGTCGGAAACTGCATAGCCTCTGTCGGTACCTCAAAAGCGTCGGCGTCACCGTGATCCTCATCGACGAGGTGTCATCTGTCACCGGCGAGTTCGAAGTCACGGAAGGTGGAATCAGCTACATCGCGGACAACATCGTCTTCCTCCGACACATCGAGATGAACGGCGAGCTCCGGAAGGTGATCGGCGTCCTCAAAAAGCGGACGAGCGACTTCGAGCGGACGCTCCGGAACTTCCGGATCACCGAACACGGCATCACGATCGGGGAGCCGCTCACGAACCTCCGTGGAATCCTGCAGGGGACGCCCGAGTGGACGGACGACGAGTCGAAATAG
- a CDS encoding two-component system sensor histidine kinase NtrB — protein sequence MATIQLLLENQRNRRLLAEALASEHEVIEGADDLETFLTAEFDLCLFDGATFRGQRDALATKKERASPVFLPYLLLLGDRDPDQASEEVWEHVDEVISTPLDRDALLNRVSNLLQRRALSLERKRRQEVTEERFRTLFESTPDPIVVVTGEGIVTEVNDAFARLFDIDRDAVLNRHVTDVDASPSEPIEKLLLRVDEAGDTTVDEVEGTVEIESPRGNTHVTELNVDVVEDLGDATERIGTFRDVTDREEYQRKLERQVEQLERFAGVIAHDLRDPVNTAKAKTRLARRERDSEKLDELDDVLDRIDALIEDVLLLAKQGKVVGETEPVDLGSVVEAAWATIDAPDGAVLRTETELPTIDADAERLQALLENLLRNAILHAGPNVTIEVGPLEERRSFYVQDDGPGIPADERDHVFEYGHTTTAQGTGLGLAIVKQITDAHGWEVSLEESPSGGARFEFSS from the coding sequence ATGGCCACGATCCAACTCCTGCTCGAAAACCAACGCAACCGGCGGCTGTTGGCCGAGGCGTTGGCGAGCGAACACGAGGTCATCGAGGGGGCCGACGACCTCGAGACCTTCCTTACTGCCGAGTTCGATCTCTGTCTGTTCGACGGCGCCACGTTTCGTGGCCAACGGGACGCGCTCGCGACCAAGAAGGAGCGCGCGTCGCCGGTTTTCCTGCCGTACCTCCTGCTTCTGGGGGATCGGGACCCGGATCAGGCGTCCGAGGAGGTCTGGGAACACGTCGACGAGGTGATATCCACGCCCCTCGACCGTGATGCATTGCTGAATCGGGTGTCGAACCTCCTGCAGCGGCGCGCCCTGTCGCTGGAACGCAAGCGCCGCCAGGAGGTGACCGAGGAGCGCTTCCGGACGCTGTTCGAGTCCACGCCCGATCCGATCGTGGTCGTCACCGGCGAGGGCATCGTGACGGAGGTGAACGACGCGTTCGCCCGGCTGTTCGACATCGATCGCGACGCCGTGCTGAACAGACACGTCACCGACGTCGACGCGTCACCGTCGGAACCGATCGAGAAGCTGTTGCTTCGCGTCGACGAGGCCGGAGACACGACGGTGGATGAGGTCGAGGGCACGGTCGAGATCGAATCCCCAAGGGGGAACACGCACGTCACCGAACTCAACGTGGACGTGGTTGAGGACCTCGGCGATGCGACCGAGCGGATCGGCACCTTCCGTGACGTCACGGATCGCGAGGAGTATCAGCGGAAGTTGGAACGACAGGTGGAGCAGCTGGAGCGGTTCGCGGGCGTGATCGCACACGATCTGCGCGATCCCGTAAACACCGCGAAGGCGAAGACGCGGCTGGCTCGGCGGGAGCGTGACTCCGAGAAGCTAGACGAGCTCGACGACGTGCTCGACCGGATAGACGCGCTCATCGAGGACGTCCTGCTGCTCGCCAAACAGGGGAAAGTCGTCGGCGAGACCGAGCCGGTCGATCTGGGCTCCGTCGTCGAGGCAGCGTGGGCGACCATCGACGCCCCCGACGGGGCGGTACTCCGAACCGAGACGGAGTTGCCGACGATCGATGCGGATGCGGAACGGCTCCAAGCCTTACTGGAGAATCTCCTCCGGAACGCGATTCTGCACGCTGGACCGAACGTGACCATCGAGGTCGGCCCGCTCGAGGAGCGCCGGAGTTTTTATGTGCAAGATGACGGTCCCGGCATTCCCGCCGACGAGCGTGACCACGTGTTCGAATACGGCCACACGACGACCGCGCAGGGGACGGGACTCGGCCTTGCCATCGTCAAGCAGATCACCGACGCTCACGGATGGGAGGTCTCCCTCGAGGAGAGCCCGTCCGGTGGGGCACGATTCGAATTCAGTAGCTAA
- a CDS encoding universal stress protein encodes MLSRVLVPMDDSEMARKALAYACENHSDAEITVLHVVGEPSPMLGEATGLALEDDLEEAAADLAEDVFDRAREIAATYGVEIETLVQLGTPARAILNTAPDFDAVVVGSHGGSVADRLFVGNVAQKLVRQSPIPVIVVR; translated from the coding sequence ATGCTCTCACGCGTTCTGGTTCCGATGGACGACTCGGAGATGGCCCGGAAAGCGCTTGCCTACGCCTGTGAAAACCACTCGGACGCCGAGATCACCGTCCTACACGTTGTGGGTGAACCGTCGCCAATGTTGGGCGAAGCGACGGGACTCGCCCTCGAGGACGACCTCGAAGAGGCGGCTGCGGACCTCGCGGAGGACGTCTTCGACCGTGCTCGAGAGATTGCAGCGACGTACGGCGTCGAGATCGAGACCCTCGTTCAGCTCGGGACCCCCGCGCGAGCGATTCTGAACACGGCTCCGGATTTCGATGCGGTCGTGGTCGGGAGCCACGGCGGATCGGTGGCTGACCGACTGTTCGTCGGGAACGTGGCTCAGAAACTGGTCCGTCAGTCACCCATCCCCGTCATCGTCGTTCGGTGA
- a CDS encoding pyridoxamine 5'-phosphate oxidase family protein — MEHAEYVYTVGMTESDVDAHLRAGEHGVLGLADGDDAYATPISYHYDGEQFLLRVSDHDQEAEKTSYLETTDTATFVCYEAATDDSWSIHVRGPVRKREEDIDEATLNEWFQPFRLFDEAVENVEFTLYDLRMESVIGRKTSADSL, encoded by the coding sequence ATGGAACACGCGGAATACGTGTACACGGTCGGTATGACCGAGTCGGACGTCGATGCCCACCTGCGGGCGGGCGAGCACGGCGTTCTCGGGTTGGCGGACGGCGACGATGCGTACGCGACCCCCATCAGCTATCACTACGACGGCGAGCAGTTCCTGCTTCGGGTCAGCGACCACGACCAGGAGGCGGAAAAGACGAGCTACCTCGAGACGACGGACACAGCCACGTTCGTCTGCTACGAGGCAGCAACGGACGATTCATGGAGCATCCACGTTCGTGGCCCGGTCCGGAAGCGGGAGGAGGACATCGACGAGGCGACGCTCAACGAGTGGTTTCAGCCGTTTCGGCTGTTCGACGAGGCGGTCGAAAACGTCGAATTCACGCTGTATGACCTGCGGATGGAGAGCGTCATCGGGCGTAAAACGTCGGCGGACAGTTTATAA
- a CDS encoding SRPBCC family protein — protein MDELVVRTTVYAEPAAVYDLLADFTAYPRYAEYLDRVDRIDDAGGAAGDGGGDDVAGGDGTGSNSGSGTRYALTFRWWKLTHTVRSEVTAVDPPSRIEWAIRTDIDAHGHWLIEPVAGAAASDSADDADETVGTADAPACEIEFRVRFDPESARAGAIDLPRFVSFDWVLRTATPLIREEAARTVERAVAELEGEPRSVDLEVSVDSDRL, from the coding sequence GTGGACGAACTCGTAGTACGGACGACCGTGTACGCCGAGCCGGCTGCCGTCTACGACCTGCTGGCCGACTTCACCGCGTACCCACGCTACGCCGAGTACCTCGACCGCGTCGACCGGATCGACGATGCGGGCGGCGCGGCTGGCGACGGCGGGGGTGACGACGTCGCGGGTGGCGACGGTACGGGCTCGAACTCGGGGTCGGGAACCAGGTACGCGCTCACCTTTCGCTGGTGGAAGCTCACGCACACGGTCCGCTCGGAGGTGACCGCCGTCGATCCCCCCTCGCGGATCGAGTGGGCGATCCGGACCGACATCGACGCGCACGGTCACTGGCTGATCGAGCCGGTGGCGGGCGCCGCGGCGTCCGACTCTGCGGACGACGCTGACGAGACGGTCGGGACGGCGGACGCTCCCGCCTGCGAGATCGAGTTTCGCGTCCGGTTCGACCCGGAATCGGCACGTGCCGGCGCGATCGATCTCCCGCGATTCGTCTCCTTCGACTGGGTGCTTCGTACGGCCACCCCGCTGATCCGCGAGGAAGCGGCTCGCACCGTCGAACGAGCGGTGGCGGAGCTCGAGGGCGAACCGCGGTCGGTCGATCTCGAGGTATCGGTCGACTCCGACCGTTTATAA
- a CDS encoding LEA type 2 family protein, with the protein MGFNGIRSIGGIKLAVAVVVGIAVVIGGGFAAGVLGTPSVTGVDNAFGNVTEETTEIHTDIHVRNPNPIGVTAGGLTVDYEVRLNGIAMANGTKSGVALDRGNDTIPTTTAMNNGRIPDWWVSHLRNGEQTTLTVHADVHSSLLGRSFDAPSVERGIDTSLIEAFNSTEDKEVNASSPVVPDPVLVIRETRGEWGAVSESETEIRMSFDVYNPRSVPIAVSGIGYDVAMNDVEMGTGSTNSSVVVPPRSEETINATFRLENEHLDEWWVSHLQNDQVTTLAADFYFRVDLSEGGGDAVRVPLDTMTRTIETDIFGEGSDDPGNDTDDGSGSDGDGTDSSDTPTPTDAPNDTETASGSTTETETNDGLLDSDTATPTETATSTETATPTETATETDDGGLLGALRSDTP; encoded by the coding sequence ATGGGTTTCAACGGGATCCGGTCGATCGGGGGGATCAAGCTTGCCGTCGCGGTCGTGGTCGGCATCGCCGTCGTGATCGGCGGGGGATTCGCCGCCGGCGTGCTCGGCACGCCGAGCGTGACCGGCGTCGACAACGCGTTCGGGAACGTCACCGAGGAAACCACGGAGATCCACACGGACATCCACGTCCGGAATCCGAACCCGATCGGGGTAACCGCCGGCGGGTTGACGGTCGATTACGAGGTCCGGCTGAACGGGATCGCGATGGCGAACGGGACGAAGTCGGGGGTTGCGCTCGACCGCGGGAACGACACGATTCCGACGACCACCGCGATGAACAACGGCCGAATTCCCGACTGGTGGGTGAGCCACTTGCGGAACGGGGAGCAAACGACGCTGACCGTCCACGCGGACGTCCACTCGTCGCTTCTGGGGCGATCCTTTGACGCACCGAGCGTCGAGCGCGGGATCGACACCTCGCTCATCGAGGCGTTCAACTCCACCGAGGACAAGGAGGTGAACGCCTCCAGTCCCGTCGTTCCGGATCCCGTGCTCGTGATCCGCGAGACGCGCGGCGAGTGGGGAGCCGTCTCCGAGTCGGAGACCGAGATCCGGATGTCATTCGACGTCTACAACCCGCGATCGGTGCCGATCGCGGTCTCGGGGATCGGCTACGACGTCGCGATGAACGACGTGGAGATGGGGACCGGCTCGACGAACTCCTCCGTCGTGGTTCCCCCGCGAAGCGAGGAGACGATCAACGCCACGTTCCGGCTCGAGAACGAGCACCTCGACGAGTGGTGGGTGAGCCACCTGCAGAACGACCAGGTGACGACGCTCGCCGCCGACTTCTACTTCCGGGTCGACCTCTCGGAGGGCGGCGGCGACGCGGTACGGGTCCCGCTCGACACGATGACCCGAACGATCGAGACCGACATCTTCGGCGAGGGATCCGACGATCCGGGGAACGATACCGACGACGGATCGGGGAGCGACGGCGACGGAACCGATTCCTCCGACACCCCGACGCCGACGGACGCGCCGAACGACACCGAGACGGCGAGCGGTTCGACCACGGAAACCGAGACGAACGACGGCCTGCTGGACTCGGACACGGCCACGCCGACCGAAACGGCCACGTCGACCGAAACGGCCACGCCGACCGAAACGGCCACGGAAACGGACGACGGCGGTCTGCTCGGCGCGCTTCGGTCGGACACGCCGTAG